One Saccharomycodes ludwigii strain NBRC 1722 chromosome VI, whole genome shotgun sequence DNA segment encodes these proteins:
- the UBX5 gene encoding DNA protein crosslink repair co-factor UBX5 (similar to Saccharomyces cerevisiae YDR330W | UBX5 | UBiquitin regulatory X), which yields MVSEDDIATFLAITNVDSTDIAKHFIDMSGGNLDTAVSLYFEHGSTITHTNNNNSGDNHTPTNNNDDLALAERLQNEENQRIEQQQDNNSVREPIQVRHETLIDTSETIVFPNVSFGGIGGRFNPLTSISTNHPRSVFNQNRIEILDDDDDDDDDDNDYDDDADDDPIDEYDYNNYDDDDDDDNDHMDEYNNDEDIEFISENYRSRSNHTRYNNNNNDTEYGEDEFDRVHEVEEEEYDNDDYDRPYPIRTNNRHRTHQEKLAMLFRPPFDLIQNITLDEAKLEGRRSNKWIMINIQAVDVFQCQVLNRDLWKDGRVKRLISNNFIFLQYHYDTIIGQNYCQFYGLLNGKDSLPHIAILDSITGERLKQWNTQVPATESFINELDEFLSLNPIPGTAQSEPIEQKSLAVVSGTTSDDDKNIDTNTAFSGTDDSIKKGGGTIEEEEKEEEKQELSVFDLIEAVKRPEPQNTPGVTTRLQIRTSTGRRIVRRFNIEDKVRAIYEYVKADLGEDLNGVRFSLTTPQNKTNLLDMLDKTIGEAGLKNSSLLLEKE from the coding sequence ATGGTATCAGAAGACGATATTGCCACTTTTCTGGCCATTACAAATGTCGACTCAACAGATATAGCAAAACACTTCATTGATATGTCTGGTGGAAATTTAGATACGGCAGTATCTCTATATTTTGAGCATGGATCAACTATTACCcacactaataataataatagtggcGACAACCACACACCaacaaataacaatgatgatCTGGCACTTGCTGAAAGGTTACAAAATGAAGAAAACCAACGAATcgaacaacaacaagacAACAACAGCGTCAGAGAACCAATTCAAGTGAGACATGAAACTTTAATAGATACTTCAGAAACAATTGTTTTCCCAAACGTTTCATTTGGAGGAATTGGAGGCAGATTTAATCCATTAACTTCTATTTCCACTAATCATCCAAGGAGTGTATTTAACCAAAATCGAATAGAGATTCttgatgacgatgatgacgatgatgatgatgataatgattatGATGACGATGCTGATGATGACCCTATTGATGAATATGACTACAATAActatgatgatgatgatgatgatgataatgatcACATGGATGAATATAATAACGATGAAGACATAGAATTTATTTCTGAAAACTATCGTTCAAGATCTAATCATACTCGttacaataacaataataatgacacTGAATATGGTGAAGACGAATTTGACCGTGTTCATGAGGTggaggaagaagaatatGACAATGATGATTATGATAGACCTTATCCAATACGTACAAATAATCGCCACAGAACGCATCAAGAAAAATTGGCAATGTTATTCAGACCGCCTTTTGATTTAATACAGAATATAACTTTAGACGAGGCTAAACTAGAAGGCAGAAGATCCAATAAATGGATCATGATCAATATCCAAGCAGTTGATGTTTTTCAATGTCAAGTATTAAATAGAGATTTATGGAAAGATGGAAGAGTGAAAAGGTTGATTAGTaacaactttatttttttgcaatATCACTACGACACCATAATAGGACAAAACTATTGTCAGTTTTATGGCTTATTAAACGGGAAAGACTCTTTACCTCATATAGCTATACTAGATTCTATAACTGGTGAAAGGTTAAAACAATGGAATACACAAGTTCCTGCTACAGAAAGTTTTATCAACGAGCTCGATGAATTTTTGAGTTTGAACCCTATTCCTGGTACTGCTCAATCAGAACCAATAGAACAAAAAAGCTTGGCTGTCGTTTCTGGCACTACCtctgatgatgataaaaatattgacaCAAATACTGCTTTTAGTGGTACCGATgattctattaaaaaagggGGGGGGAcaatagaagaagaagaaaaagaagaagaaaagcaAGAATTAAGTGTATTTGATTTAATTGAAGCTGTTAAACGTCCAGAACCACAAAATACACCTGGCGTAACTACAAGGTTGCAAATAAGGACAAGCACTGGTCGTAGAATAGTACGTAGATTTAATATTGAAGATAAAGTACGTGCTATTTATGAATACGTTAAAGCTGATTTGGGAGAAGATCTTAATGGAGTTAGATTTTCCTTAACTACAccacaaaataaaacaaatttgtTAGACATGTTAGATAAGACTATTGGGGAAGCTGgattaaaaaatagtaGTTTATTACTTGAAAAAgaatga
- the GPI8 gene encoding GPI-anchor transamidase (similar to Saccharomyces cerevisiae YDR331W | GPI8 | GlycosylPhosphatidylInositol anchor biosynthesis): MNLLTLLTTILICFSVLINAYPQPLATAHKHTNNWAVLVSTSRFWFNYRHMANVLSMYRTVKRLGIPDSQIILMLSDDVSCNSRNLFPGAVFNNKDHMLDLYGESVEVDYRGYEVTVENFIRLLTDRWDEDHPKSKRLLTNENSNIFIYMTGHGGADFLKFQDAEEIASLDIANAFHQMYEKKRYNEIFFMIDTCQANTMYSKFYSPNILACGSSEFEESSYSHHSDVELGVAVIDRFTYYSLEFLENIKDKTSNLTMKDLFDYLTFDKVHSHTGVRTDLFKRNVSDVLITDFFGNVQEIIPDLSDSDGNNIKHGINDEEDYYIEKTVLDLAIEASGNSSDVLEENKTNTLVLKENDINKYLHNTIKSGHDAANSKGEGPITWWKTLASTTNGVIFTTLCFILYKFVIVTEPKN, from the coding sequence ATGAATCTACTCACTTTGTTAACAACTATATTAATCTGTTTTTCGGTGCTAATCAATGCATATCCACAACCCTTAGCAACAGCTCATAAACACACAAATAACTGGGCAGTTTTAGTGTCAACATCTAGATTCTGGTTTAATTATCGACATATGGCCAATGTATTATCCATGTATAGAACAGTTAAACGATTAGGTATACCAGATTCACAAATCATTTTAATGTTAAGTGACGATGTTAGCTGTAATTCAAGAAACTTATTTCCAGGTGCAGTTTTCAACAACAAGGACCATATGTTAGATTTGTACGGTGAAAGTGTAGAAGTTGATTATAGAGGCTATGAAGTCACAGTCGAAAATTTCATAAGATTATTGACCGACAGGTGGGACGAAGATCATCCTAAAAGTAAAAGATTGTTAACGAACGAAAACtccaatatatttatatatatgacCGGGCATGGTGGAgctgattttttaaaatttcaagATGCAGAAGAAATTGCCTCCTTGGACATTGCTAACGCCTTCCATCAAATGtatgagaaaaaaagatataatgAGATTTTCTTTATGATTGACACTTGCCAAGCAAATACCATGTACTCCAAGTTTTATTCCCCAAATATCTTAGCTTGTGGGTCTAGTGAATTTGAAGAAAGTTCTTACTCACATCATTCAGATGTAGAATTGGGAGTTGCCGTCATTGACAGATTCACATACTATTCTCTAGAGTTCCTAGAAAAcattaaagataaaactTCAAACTTAACAATGAAAGATTTGTTTGATTATTTAACTTTTGATAAAGTGCACTCCCATACTGGGGTTAGAACGGAtttgtttaaaagaaatgtGTCTGATGTACTAATTACTGATTTTTTTGGCAATGTTCAAGAAATAATACCTGATTTATCAGATAGtgatggtaataatattaagcATGGTATAAATGACGAGGAAGATTATTATATCGAAAAGACAGTTTTAGATTTAGCTATAGAAGCTAGTGGAAATAGTAGCGATGTTTTGGAAGAGAACAAAACTAACACTTTAGTgctaaaagaaaatgacattaataaatatttacacAACACAATTAAAAGTGGACATGATGCTGCCAATTCTAAGGGGGAAGGACCAATTACTTGGTGGAAAACATTGGCTAGCACCACAAATGGTGTCATATTCACGACActatgttttattttatataagtttgttattgttacaGAACCTAAAAATTAA
- a CDS encoding uncharacterized protein (similar to Saccharomyces cerevisiae YGR266W | protein of unknown function), producing MTQDKSHNQYHNINGTILDNWNYTRYKKTCNPSKDYDSPLSENFFLETVSANNGIVCGPILRLISITTNKDNESIYKGSILLICNGNNQQPKPIKFFIQKDNSSLTTFIPKKVVCFHKDFLYKDSDPNFCLNFYRYEFEITLNEQNEQLITYSIDDNHLPHYRFYIPSAKQNCNTISYSCNGFSLNTDTSSFNGSLWYDVLRRHSSNHYHVMLGGGDQLYSDRVKIECPKFLEWLHYKNDEHFIKQKYPENAKSSKIKHDIHHHKLLFQNFEYDTEFSKQIRQFYLKNYLEWFGYGYWKGTMGKTLITQLPIAFATIPSINIYDDHDIIDGFGSYPDKTMNNEVFKNLGKVAYEYYMLFQQQVSSPFSSDEQDVYGYFKEPSWVLGSEQGCKFIGERSHSIFTKLGPDLALLGLDCRTERSLKEILSKKTYDTVFARLQKEYNSSRYKHLYLMLGVPIMYPRFVWLENIFDSKLLTPIKWASRKGWMFHGLVNEFNGDIELLDDLNDHWCSFHHKAERNYLMARLQDFAAKNCVRITILSGDVHLTCVGQFEPSTKAVAGHKSSEDPRLMYNIISSAITNTPPPDAMVKLLTHRSKSKHKFSNDTDEKMCDVFKSNRSSNGSLSEKFINQRNWCDLVYNSETDYVQSKIYVEKDRTSIDSETKSFKLDISPCTEHNVKLDHGGMRHVGQF from the coding sequence ATGACCCAAGATAAAAGTCATAATCAATATCATAATATCAATGGAACCATACTCGATAATTGGAATTATACCCGGTACAAAAAAACTTGTAATCCAAGCAAAGATTATGATTCTCCACTTtcagaaaatttttttttggaaactGTTTCTGCAAATAATGGAATTGTTTGTGGCCCAATACTAAGGTTGATTTCGATTACTACAAACAAAGACAATGAGTCCATTTACAAAGGTTCTATATTACTAATATGTAATGGCAACAATCAACAACCTAAACCCATCAAGTTTTTCATTCAAAAGGACAACAGTAGTCTTACTACTTTTAtaccaaaaaaagttgtatGCTTCCACAAAGATTTTTTATACAAAGACTCTGATCccaatttttgtttaaatttcTATAGGTatgaatttgaaattaCCTTAAATGAACAAAACGAACAACTAATCACATATTCTATCGACGACAACCATTTACCTCATTATAGATTCTATATACCATCAGCTAAACAAAACTGTAACACAATTTCATATTCTTGTAATGGATTTTCTTTGAATACTGATACTTCATCATTTAACGGATCTTTATGGTACGATGTGTTAAGGAGACATAGCTCTAATCATTACCATGTTATGCTAGGCGGAGGCGATCAGCTGTATTCTGATAGAGTTAAAATTGAATGTCCCAAGTTTTTAGAATGGTTgcattataaaaatgatgaacATTTTATCAAACAGAAATACCCTGAAAATGCAAAATCTTCCAAAATCAAACATGATATTCATCATCACAAGttattatttcaaaattttgaataCGATACTGAATTTTCCAAACAAATTAGAcagttttatttgaaaaattatttagaGTGGTTTGGTTACGGATATTGGAAAGGTACCATGGGGAAAACTTTAATTACACAATTGCCAATCGCATTTGCCACCATTCCCTCCATTAACATCTATGATGACCACGATATAATTGATGGATTTGGTTCGTATCCTGATAAGACAATGAATAATGAAGTTTTCAAGAACTTGGGGAAAGTAGCCTATGAATATTACATGCTTTTTCAACAACAGGTTTCATCACCTTTTAGCAGCGATGAACAGGATGTGTATGGATATTTCAAGGAACCTAGCTGGGTTCTCGGTTCCGAACAAGGTTGCAAATTTATTGGTGAAAGATCACATTCGATTTTTACAAAACTAGGCCCCGATTTAGCCCTATTGGGTTTGGATTGCAGAACTGAGAGATCTTTAAAGGAAATATTGTCGAAAAAAACATATGACACAGTTTTTGCCAGATTGCAAAAAGAATACAATTCTAGTAGATATAAGCATTTGTATTTAATGCTAGGTGTCCCCATTATGTATCCCAGGTTTGTTTGgttagaaaatatttttgattcaAAGTTATTGACACCAATTAAATGGGCCTCAAGAAAAGGATGGATGTTTCATGGTTTGGTTAATGAATTCAATGGAGACATCGAATTATTAGACGATTTGAATGATCATTGGTGTTCCTTTCATCATAAAGCTGAAAGAAACTATTTGATGGCTAGATTGCAGGATTTTGCTGCCAAAAATTGCGTTAGGATCACTATTTTAAGTGGTGATGTTCATTTGACCTGTGTTGGTCAATTTGAGCCCTCAACCAAAGCTGTTGCAGGCCATAAAAGTTCAGAAGATCCCAGACTAatgtataatattatatcaaGTGCTATAACGAACACCCCTCCACCTGATGCAATGGTAAAACTGTTGACTCATAGATCAAAGTCTAAACATAAGTTTAGCAACGATACTGACGAAAAAATGTGTGACGTTTTTAAGTCCAATAGGTCTAGTAATGGATCATTAAGTgaaaaattcattaatCAACGAAATTGGTGTGATTTAGTTTATAATTCGGAAACAGATTACGTTCAGTCTAAGATATATGTTGAAAAAGATAGAACAAGTATTGACTCAGAAACTAAAAGTTTCAAATTAGATATCTCGCCATGTACCGAACATAACGTTAAATTAGATCATGGTGGAATGAGACACGTAGGACAGTTTTAG
- the KSP1 gene encoding putative serine/threonine protein kinase KSP1 (similar to Saccharomyces cerevisiae YHR082C | KSP1 | Kinase Suppressing Prp20-10) has translation MSKDGVTDSSYELYKEGGIIHNRYQKIEDISEGSYGYVSLATDVKLKKLVAIKYIFKIDDDDDEDDPDDCDDKDAVANKNINDDMYNSSNEKKHQLLQRRSAISEKIRSKLSNNICYEALHEVDMLTKIGKHKNIIELLDFFDSYIIMEYCNGGDLYENIKADLVPRSTKMVTHIALQLMDAIEFVHSKGIYHRDVKPENLLIADTRSWSIKLTDWGLATTDKTSMDRDVGSERYMAPELFESNLDGSEKGLPYDCAKVDIWSIGIVMLNVVFHKNPFSVANQTDKAFCYFAANREALFDIFSLMTPDFFQVLLFALAIDPTHRDLKRMKEELKKNLKAYTFDDDIYNAEDYELYKDVKVEGMEQLSKKQQNKEEKSEEREEKKESQAKLPPITVDKITPVPSNKVTPSNKITEEVPKYRFRKRSQVGSSKPVVIEPYNSYTNNNSTSYHSPHYNNGYSTNHYNPLKIDKNNRKPLAIPTPNSHINNYFDNYNKSSNNKNSFKTKDFFTPPSVKNKYIEGYFDHHNKWKLSTNAGNNSSGKGYNKHSSGKQSSNSFSNNSHSGAYMPNIIRVLSDSPDEPPMNTTTFHEYHHLQQQQQQQQQQQQKKSTHISKHSPSPPHSHLNSTLNNTIAGNNDHSSHEDDILFTLEEDDYVNQTSDMDDDFTQFDLEDTTINMINNNISNNSNDSVPELLKSPVQEHANLVNNALNPFGQAGLNYPAKGVSKNVNDNSNTTYNNSHYSSGSNINIRRSSDDHITNAKPNSADSNSTSNLYIPPHHRTSRNSFIGNNGDTRATLLSSNTNSAPIPSTSPSSTNTSASSANNRRVSSSKQQQQPYHHQHSKTSDLDNSKYTFKNNTGYGTNHYGGFKAPFYNFKTLASLSTTAIEKGDVFPNQNRRSGHYDTDEHALTFSDEDNDSSDINKQQQQQISYHPRHNASSFSDARTRPYRKSFGTIGTNGNNGTNGLQQSESAVTNHRNVDASNNNDINSGFGGDMENGRRSSIQSDLVGSLEQYKNNWVMLQQHQD, from the coding sequence ATGTCTAAAGATGGAGTAACTGATTCCAGTTATGAATTGTATAAAGAAGGTGGAATTATTCATAATAGATACCAAAAAATAGAAGATATTAGCGAGGGTTCTTACGGTTATGTTTCATTGGCAACAGAtgtgaaattaaaaaagttggttgcaattaaatatatttttaaaatagatgacgatgatgatgaagatgatccTGACGACTGTGATGATAAAGATGCTGTTGCCAACAAGAATATCAACGACGATATGTATAATTCTtcaaatgaaaagaaacaCCAACTGTTACAAAGAAGATCAGCCATTTctgaaaaaattagaagTAAGTTATCAAACAATATCTGCTACGAAGCTTTGCACGAGGTTGATATGCTAACAAAGATTGGAAAacacaaaaatattattgaattGTTAGATTTCTTTGATtcttatattattatggaGTATTGCAATGGTGGTGACTTGTATGAAAACATTAAGGCTGATTTAGTTCCACGCAGTACTAAGATGGTTACACATATCGCGCTCCAATTAATGGATGCTATAGAGTTTGTACACAGTAAGGGGATTTATCACCGTGATGTTAAACCGGAAAATCTTTTGATTGCAGATACCAGGAGCTGGTCTATTAAGTTAACTGATTGGGGATTAGCTACAACTGATAAGACTTCGATGGATAGAGATGTTGGTTCAGAAAGGTATATGGCTCCTGAGCTGTTTGAAAGTAATTTAGATGGAAGTGAGAAGGGTTTGCCTTATGATTGTGCAAAGGTTGATATATGGTCTATTGGAATTGTCATGCTAAATGTTGTTTTCCACAAAAATCCATTTAGTGTGGCTAACCAAACCGATAAAgctttttgttattttgcTGCTAATAGGGAAGCTCTCTTTGATATTTTCTCGTTAATGACTCCTGATTTTTTccaagttttattatttgccCTAGCCATTGATCCTACACATAGAGATTTAAAGAGGATGAAGGAGGAATTGAAGAAGAATTTGAAAGCATATACTTTTGATGATGACATTTATAACGCTGAAGACTATgaattatataaagatgTTAAAGTGGAGGGTATGGAACAACTTTCCAAGAAACAACAGAATAAGGAAGAGAAATCAGAAGAGCGtgaggaaaagaaagagtCACAGGCTAAATTACCTCCAATTACTGTCGACAAGATTACTCCGGTTCCTTCAAACAAAGTTACGCCcagtaataaaattacTGAAGAGGTTCCCAAATATAGATTTAGGAAAAGAAGCCAGGTGGGTTCTTCTAAACCAGTTGTTATTGAGCCTTACAATTCAtacactaataataacagtactTCATATCACAGTCCTCATTATAACAATGGTTATAGTACCAATCATTACAATCCTCTGAAAATTGACAAGAATAATAGGAAACCGTTGGCTATTCCAACACCTAATAGCCACATTAACAATTACTTTGacaattataataaatcgAGTAATAACAAGAATTCGTTTAAAACCAAGGATTTTTTTACACCTCCAAGCGTTAAAAACAAGTATATCGAGGGTTATTTTGATCATCATAATAAGTGGAAATTGAGTACCAATGCGGGTAATAACAGCTCTGGTAAGGGCTATAACAAGCATAGCAGTGGAAAACAAAGTTCAAATAGTTTTAGTAACAACAGCCACAGCGGTGCCTATATGCCTAACATTATCCGAGTTCTGAGCGATAGCCCTGACGAGCCACCAATGAATACAACAACTTTCCACGAATATCATCATttacaacaacagcaacaacaacaacaacaacaacaacaaaagaagaGCACGCATATTAGCAAACACTCACCATCACCACCACATAGCCATCTGAACTCTACTTTGAATAATACAATTGCAGGTAATAACGACCACAGCTCCCATGAGGATGATATATTGTTTACTTTGGAGGAGGACGATTATGTAAACCAAACCAGTGATATGGATGATGATTTTACTCAATTTGACTTAGAAGATACCACTATCAATATgatcaacaataatatttctaaCAACAGCAATGATAGTGTTCCAGAGCTATTAAAGTCACCTGTTCAGGAACATGCTAACTTGGTGAATAATGCACTTAACCCGTTTGGGCAAGCCGGCCTAAATTATCCTGCTAAAGGTGTTAGTAAGAATGTCAATGATAACAGTAACACTACATACAATAACAGTCACTACAGCAGCGGTAgcaatataaatattcGGAGATCAAGTGACGATCATATTACTAATGCAAAACCTAATTCTGCTGATTCGAATAGCACTAGTAATTTATACATTCCACCACACCACAGAACATCAAGAAACTCATTTATTGGTAATAATGGGGATACCCGTGCGACACTACTTTCTTCAAACACCAACTCCGCACCGATTCCTTCTACATCACCATCTTCGACTAATACGAGTGCTAGCAGTGCCAATAATAGAAGGGTTTCATCTAGTaaacaacagcagcaacCTTATCATCACCAGCACAGTAAAACTAGTGATTTGGATAATAGTAAGTAcacatttaaaaataacactgGTTATGGTACTAATCATTATGGTGGGTTCAAGGCtccattttataattttaaaacgCTAGCTTCTTTGTCCACTACAGCAATTGAGAAAGGCGATGTTTTTCCTAATCAAAACCGTCGTAGTGGACATTATGATACTGATGAACATGCACTCACGTTTTCTGACGAAGATAATGATAGCAGCGATATTaacaaacaacaacaacaacaaatctCCTATCATCCTAGGCATAATGCCAGTAGTTTTAGTGATGCTAGAACTCGTCCTTATAGAAAAAGTTTTGGAACTATCGGCACAAACGGTAACAATGGAACTAACGGTTTACAACAGTCTGAGTCTGCTGTTACTAATCATAGAAATGTCGATgctagcaataataatgatattaatagcGGATTCGGAGGCGATATGGAAAATGGAAGAAGGAGTTCAATTCAAAGTGATCTGGTTGGCTCCTTGgaacaatataaaaacaattggGTTATGTTACAGCAACATCAGGATTGA
- the HAS1 gene encoding ATP-dependent RNA helicase HAS1 (similar to Saccharomyces cerevisiae YMR290C | HAS1 | Helicase Associated with Set1): MSTNTTVDKEKQTETTASNNEHPAVTNFSDLENLSEQTLKAIKQMGFTKMTDVQARTIPPLLAGRDVLGAAKTGSGKTLAFLIPAIEMLHSLKFKPRNGTGVIVITPTRELALQIFGVVRELMEFHSQTFGIVIGGANRRQEADKLAKGVNILIATPGRLLDHLQNTKGFVFRNLKALVIDEADRILEIGFEDEMRQIIKILPNEERQSMLFSATQTTKVEDLARISLRPGPLFINVESGKETSTVDGLEQGYVVCDSDKRFLLLFSFLKRNQKKKIIVFLSSCNSVRYYAELLNYIDLPVLELHGKQKQQKRTNTFFEFCNAERGILVCTDVAARGLDIPAVDWIIQFDPPDDPRDYIHRVGRTARGTKGKGKSLMFLTPNELGFLRYLKAAKVPLNEYEFPDNKIANVQSQLEKLIKSNYYLHQIAKDGYRSYLQAYASHSLKTVYQIDKLDLTKVAKSYGFSVPPKVNITIQASGKSPNIKRHGGKNHYKKN; this comes from the coding sequence atgagtaCTAATACTACTGTAGACAAGGAGAAACAGACAGAGACAACAGCATCTAATAATGAACACCCAGCAGTCACTAATTTTAGtgatttagaaaatttaaGTGAACAAACCTTAAAAGCTATTAAGCAAATGGGGTTCACTAAAATGACAGACGTTCAAGCTAGAACTATTCCACCATTATTAGCAGGCCGTGATGTTTTAGGGGCTGCCAAGACTGGTTCAGGTAAAACATTAGCATTTTTGATTCCAGCCATTGAAATGTTACATTCTTTGAAATTCAAACCGAGAAATGGTACTGGtgtcattgttattacaCCAACTAGAGAATTAGCGTTACAGATCTTTGGTGTGGTTCGTGAATTAATGGAATTTCATTCCCAAACATttggtattgttattggtgGTGCTAATAGAAGACAAGAAGCGGACAAACTAGCAAAAGGTGTCAATATACTAATTGCCACGCCAGGAAGATTATTGGATCACTTACAAAACACTAAGGGATTTGTGTTCAGAAATTTGAAGGCTTTAGTCATCGATGAAGCTGATAGAATTCTAGAGATTGGGTTTGAAGATGAAATGAGGCAAATTATTAAGATTTTACCTAATGAAGAGAGACAGAGTATGTTATTTAGTGCTACGCAAACCACCAAAGTTGAGGATTTGGCTCGTATTTCTTTAAGGCCTGGTCCTTTATTCATAAATGTTGAGTCCGGAAAGGAAACGTCGACAGTTGATGGTTTGGAACAAGGCTATGTTGTTTGTGATAGTGATAAgagatttttattattattttcctttctaaaaagaaatcaaaaaaaaaagatcattgtatttttaagtTCGTGCAATAGTGTAAGGTATTATGCAGAATTGCTAAATTACATTGATTTACCAGTATTGGAGTTGCATGGAAAAcagaaacaacaaaagagaacaaacacattttttgaattttgtaATGCAGAACGTGGTATTTTAGTGTGCACTGATGTTGCAGCTAGAGGATTGGACATTCCAGCAGTTGATTGGATCATTCAATTTGACCCACCTGACGATCCAAGAGATTATATTCATAGAGTTGGGAGAACTGCGAGAGGCACCAAGGGTAAAGGTAAATCTTTAATGTTCTTAACACCAAACGAATTGGGATTTTTGCGTTATTTAAAAGCAGCTAAAGTGCCATTAAACGAATATGAGTTTCCAGATAATAAAATCGCTAATGTCCAAAGtcaattggaaaaattaattaaaagcaattattatttgcatCAAATAGCAAAGGATGGGTATAGGTCCTATTTACAAGCTTATGCGTCCCATTCTTTAAAGACTGTTTATCAAATTGATAAATTGGATTTAACAAAGGTTGCTAAATCATACGGGTTTTCTGTCCCACCAAAGGTTAATATTACAATACAGGCTAGTGGTAAGTCGcctaatattaaaagacaTGGTGGCAAAAatcattataaaaaaaactaa
- a CDS encoding uncharacterized protein (similar to Saccharomyces cerevisiae YOR099W | KTR1 | Kre Two Related): MPTDTVEDNNITENQKFACFLVVCPETSMWELIETIFNYEQHFKYSNKYTWVILNDETEFSPKFKKIVSNVAHSKIEFGYIPKEQWSEYPSFIDRERAQNSRLIMSKNKEIPYGGSESYRFMCRYFSSGMLTPILQKYRYYWRIEPGTSLQCDVNLDVFEYMESNNKKYGFTISLKEIPDTIPTLWKHVQEWLSADTNNRPQAKDTFYRFITDEHNEYNYCHFWNNFEIARVDLWNSQRYQDFFNYLDRTGGFYYERWGDAVIHSIYLALYLKIDEIIFWNQIGYNHEMLYNCPRDESTWMKNKCCCDPSNDFTYQPNSCTDLFLNLQSKQIGVTDLDVDNNNNNNNNNNNNNKIPSYRWWTDLELK, translated from the coding sequence ATGCCGACAGACACTGTagaagataataatataacagAAAACCAGAAATTTGCATGTTTTTTGGTAGTGTGCCCAGAAACATCCATGTGGGAATTAATagaaacaatttttaattacgAACAgcattttaaatattcaaacAAATACACTTGGGTTATATTGAATGACGAAACTGAATTTTCTCcgaaatttaaaaaaattgtatcaAATGTAGCACATTCAAAGATAGAGTTTGGATATATTCCTAAAGAACAATGGTCAGAGTATCCATCCTTTATAGATAGAGAAAGAGCACAGAATAGCAGATTGATTATGTCAAAAAATAAGGAGATTCCATATGGTGGATCTGAATCGTATAGATTTATGTGTAGATATTTTTCTAGTGGAATGTTAACACCGATCCTACAGAAGTATAGGTATTATTGGAGGATAGAACCGGGGACCTCATTGCAATGCGATGTTAACCTAGATGTATTTGAATATATGGAatcaaataacaaaaaatatggaTTTACCATATCACTAAAAGAGATTCCAGATACTATCCCCACACTCTGGAAACATGTACAAGAGTGGTTATCCGCTGATACCAACAATAGACCTCAGGCTAAAGATACCTTCTACCGATTTATTACAGATGAGCACAACgaatataattattgtcATTTTTGGAATAACTTTGAAATAGCCAGAGTGGATCTTTGGAACTCACAAAGGTACcaagatttttttaattacttGGACAGGACTGGtggtttttattatgaaaGATGGGGTGATGCGGTGATTCATAGTATATACTTGGCactttatttaaagattgatgaaattatattttggaaTCAAATTGGGTATAATCATGAGATGTTGTACAATTGCCCAAGGGATGAGAGTACATGGATGAAAAACAAGTGTTGCTGTGATCCTAGCAATGATTTTACGTATCAACCGAATAGTTGTACCGacctatttttaaatttgcaAAGTAAGCAGATTGGTGTTACTGATTTGGATgtagataataataataataataataataataataataataataataaaattccTAGTTATAGATGGTGGACTGATTTAGAACTGAAgtga